Within the Pseudobythopirellula maris genome, the region CGATCTCGGCCCGTTCCAGAAGATTGTCGACGAATGGCGCACGCCTGACCGTCTCGGCGACGCGTTCGTCATCGCCCTGGATTACCACTGCGCCAACTTCGAAGACGATGGTCCCGGCACGCCATGGGCGCCGTTCAAGCACCTGCCCTTCGATCTCGTGCCGGTCTGGTACCTGGCGTCCCTCAAGCGGCGGCGGGAAGAGGGGCTGGAGACGCCCGAGGTCGATCACCCGCTGCTCCGGCTACCGACGGCTCAACCAGGCGGCTACGTCTTTGGGACGGCCAAGGACCCGCTTTTCGAGGAGCTGGAAGGCTACTACAAGAAGTACGACCTCTCGCTCGACCCGCCTAAGCGGGCCGCTGGCGATTGAGCAATTCTTTTTAAGCTTCAGAAAGCTCGGCCGGTACCGTGTGGTTCTTGCAGAAAGGCCGAGCCGATGTGGTCAGTTTTTTAGGTGACGAGCATCGCCGCCAGCCGCGCCCCGACGAGCCCCGGCGAGTCGGGGGGCGCCCAGTTCCCGGCGCCGGTCGCTGCGAGACGCGTCGCCGTGATCCGCTGCTCCTCGTGCAGCGGCAGCAGGAATTGCTGCAGGCCCCTCAGGAGCAGCATCTCGGTGGTCGTCGACCCGCCGTTGCTAATCGCCGGGCGCCCGGGGTCGCAGCGAAGCGGAGCCCCCGGAGAATCACCAAGGGGTCGTCTGCTCGCTAAAAGCTGGGGGCTACGTCTAGCGGCTGCGAACCCAGCCACCCTAACTTTTTTACCAGCCGCGTGGGACCTTCTTCGCGCTGCGGCGCTATCCTGCGATCGTCGGCGTTGTTCCTTAGTGGTTACCCTTACACGCGAATCGACTCAAACCTTGGCCCAAAAAAAGTTTGGCGCGACTTATCCGCCTTCGGCGGACTCCGCTGGGCTCCGCTAAACGATCTAATGGCAACGACTTAGGACAAAATCGCGAGTGGCCAAGAATCGCTGCTGCGCGCTTGGCTCAAAAGCGATTGTCGAAATTAGGTAAAAGAGGCGTTACAAAGACAATTGGGCGCCGCAGGGGGTCCAACTTTTGCAACCAACCGGGCGTTTCGACTGCGCCCGCCGTGCTGATCGCAGAGCGATCGACGCAAGTCGTGAAGTGTCACGCGGCCAACTTTTTGGCGAAGGCTCGGGCGGCGCCTTTCTGGAATACTTTTGGCCGCGCGGGGGCAACTGGCCAGAATGCCCTCATGGACTAACCGCTGACGACCGCCGCTCCGGCACAGGGAGGGGTGACGAAGGCCGCGGCGTCGATGCCGGTGCGTTTCTGGTAGGCCTGGGTGGCGCTGGCGATGATCGAGTCAGCCTTAGCGCGATCGATGAGGCTCACCACGCAGCCGCCGAAGCCGCCGCCCGTGATGCGGGCGCCATGCACGCCGCCATCGGCCCCGATCGCCAGCAGGCATTCGACCAGCGTGTCGACCTCGGGGCAGCTCACCTCGTAATCGTCGCGGAGCGACTCATGGCTGGCGACCATCAACTCGCCCGCCTCGCGCCAGCGGCCCGACTCGATGGCGTCGCAGAAGTCGAGCACCCGCTGGTTCTCGGTCACGACATGCCGCGCGCGGCGTCGGGCCAGGTCGTCGAGCTTGTCGGACGACTCGATCATATCGGCCGTGGCGTCGCGCAGGGCGTCGACGCCGAGCGCCGTGGCCGCCGCCTCGCAGGCCGAGCGGCGTTTGGGGTACTCGCTGTCGCCCAGGTTGTGGCTCACGCCGCTGTTGACGATGAGCACGGCCACGTTTGGGTCGGCCATCGCCACGTCGGTCGTCTCGAACGAGCGGCAGTCGAGCCGCAGGAGCGAGCCCTCCTTGCAGCCGGCCGAGGCGAACTGGTCCATCACGCCGCACGGCACACCGGCGAACTCGTTCTCGGCCTGCTGGCAGAGCCGGGCTTTGTCGGCGACGCCCAACTCGGCGCCGGCCGCCGCCTCGGCGAGCGTGGCGGTGGCCACCTCCAAGGCTGCGCTGCTGGAGAGCCCGCTGCCGAGCGGCACGGTCGAGAGCAGCACCGCGTCGGTCGCCCCCATCGCCACGCCGCGCTGCCGCAGCAGCTCGAGCACGCCGTATGGGTAGTGCGCCCAGCGGGCCAACCCGCTGGGCAGAGGGCCCTGCGGGTCGATCGTGGCGGTCTCGCCGGTCATCTCACTCCAGAGCCGCATGCCGGGGCCGCAGCCTGCGTCACCGCCGGCCTCACGCGGCGCCGCGGCGATCACCACGTGGCGGTCGATCGCCATCGGCAGCACGAAGCCGTCGTTGTAGTCGGTGTGCTCGCCGATCAGGTTCACGCGTCCGGGAGCGGCGGCGACCCAGCGGGCCTGTGATCCAAAACGCTCGGCGAACAGCGAGCGGGCGCGGTCGACAAGTTCGCTCAGCGCGGGGGTCATGCGAGAGAGGGGGCTGCGGAGCGTGGGGGGCCGATTGGCCGCGGCTCCCCGCCACCTGAGCGGCTGGCCTAAGCCCGCCAAATTAGGGGGGCGTGCAACAAAACGGCGCCGACGGACGAAGAGGGAACAGAAGACAACGGGTCTCGGCGGCCGCGGTCGTGGCACGACCGACGGCAAGCCCCGGATCTCGCTCAACGCGAACGCCAAGGGCTCCGCCCGAAACCTTCCGAATCGGCTGAAATCAACGCAAAAGCTACTGAGTGGACAGGGGGGGGGTCGAACCCCCGACACCAGGATTTTCAGTCCTGTGCTCTACCAACTGAGCTACCTGTCCGACGCGAATTTGCCATCCTAGCTTGAAACGCCCAGATGTAAACACCTCCCAGAGCGCCCGATCGTGCCGAGGCCGCGTCGCTTCACGCGGCGGCGATGGACCAACCGCCGCCCCACGACCTTTCGGCCTAGCAATCGGGTCGACAACAGGTTTTTATAGAGGGGAGGCATTCTCGATCCCTGAGGGATATCCTTCCCGATCGATCCATCGCTCCGGAACTGACAAGATGGAATCGTCCCCCAATACCACTGGGTTTTTTAGTCGCGCTGCGCTGCTTGCGTTGGCGTTTGTCGTCGCGGCGTGCGCCGCTCCGGGGCGGGCGTGGGCGATCGACCCCGAGGGGCCCGAGGTCAAGGAGTTGATCGACAAGGGACTGAAGTTCCTAGAAACCAAGACCGACCGCCGCTTGGGTGGCAAGTGCCTTATCGCACTGGCCTTTATCAAGGCGGGGCAGCCCAACCACGCACGTGTCGACGAGGCCCTCGCCGCCTGCCGCCAGGAAGTCGGCAAGCCGATCAATCGGCTCGATGTGTACAGCAACGGCCTAGCGCTCATCTTCCTAAGCGAGGCGCGGGGGCGGGGCGACTCGAACCTGTTGGGTCAGTACCTCGACAAGCTGTACGAACGGCAAAAGCCGCACGGCGGGTGGGGCTATCACGACAAGCAGACGGGCGACACGTCGCAAACGCAGTACGGCGCCCTCGGGCTGTGGGAGGCGCACCAAGCGAACCGCCGCATCGATCCCGACGCCGCGATGCGGATGGCGCACTGGCTCGTGGCGACCCAAGACCCGTCGGGCACCTGGGGCTACCAAGGCGCCGTCAGTGAGAGCTCGGGGCGGGTGGCGCAATCGGGCGTGTCGGTCACCATGGCTTCGGCCGCGATGGGCAGCCTGTTGATCGCCGCCGACATGTTTGGCGTGCTCAACCCCATCTATTTCGACAGCGTCGACAGCGACGCGGTCGAGCCGCTCGACGGCGACAGCGGCGGTTCGGAGTCGGCGGAACTGCCATCGGCCCTGCGGCCGCGCGACGCCGGCGGCGCGGCAAGCCGCCAGGCGCCGCCGCTCAGCTCGCGTGGGTTGGCCGTCGCAAGGATTTACCAATCGCTCGAAGACGGCGCGAATTGGATGGAGAACAACTACAAGATCGACGCCGACACCTACGACAATTACTACCTCTACGCGTTGGAACGTTACAAGAGTTTCGAGGAGCTGCTCAACGGCGAGGACGATCCCGAACCGCATTGGTACAATGATGGCTACCAGAAATTGCTCGGCTCGGTGCGCGCCGACGGCAGCTGGTCGGAGAGCTGCGGCGTGGCGGTCGACACGGCGTTTGCGGTCCTGTTCTTGTTGCGTTCGACCAAGAAAAGCATCCGTGCGACCATCGGCGAGGGCGCTCTGGTCAGCGGGCGCGGCCTGCCGAGCGACGTCTCCAAGGCGCGGCTGAGTCGCGGTCAGGTCGTGGCCGAGCGAGCCGCGGTGAAGCTCAATGACTTTATCGGCATGATCGATCGAGACGAAACGCCCAGCGGCTACGCCGACGGCGGGGTCTCGTTGGTCGAGGGCGAAGTCGACGCCGAGACCGCCGACCGGCTTGCCGAGCTGCTGCGCACCGGCTCGCCCGAGGCGAGGCTCGCCGCGGCGGGCCTGTTGGGCAGGACGGGCGACTTGGCCCGTGCGCCCGATCTGATCTATGCTCTGACCGACCCCGACCGCCGTGTCGTGCTCGCCGCGCGCGACGCCTTGCGTATGCTGTCCCGCAGGATCGGTGGGTTCGGGCTGCCGAACGACTTCAACGAGAATCAACGACGCCAAGCGATCGCCTCGTGGACCCGCTGGAGCGAGTCGGTCTCGCCCGGAACCGCGTCAGCCGCACGGTAGCGTCCCCCGCCCCGCCACTCCTCCCTCCTTCCCCCCAGCCGGCCGCGATGGCTTTTGGAAAACGACGTCGATCCGCCGGCGCCGCCGCCAGCCGCCACGCGAACGGGCTCCGAGTCAGCGCCTACGACCGCGTGTCGAGCCTGCTGATCGCGCTGTTGCTGCTTGTGGGCATGGGGACGGTTGGGATCGGGATTATCTTCTTCACGCGTTCGATCACGACCGTGCGGGTAGCGATCGCGGTTCAGCCGGTCGAGGCGAGTGCGGCGATCGACTCGAGTCGCGGCGCCGCCGAGGATCCCGAGCCCCCCGGTTCGGAGGACAGCCTGGAGACGGTCGACGCCTCGCTGCAAGACACGCTCAACTTGGTGATCGGAGCGGCCAACTCACAGCTCTCCCTCTACGACCCCGACGCGGAAGACACGGAGCTGAACACCCCGCGCGGCTCCGGACGCGGCGACCACCGCAGGTCGGGAGCGAATCAGAACGGGGCGTACGTCCAGGAGCCTCAGCGGGAGATCCGCTTCGAGCCCGCGTCGCTGGACGAGTACGCCCGCTGGTACGATTCGGCCGGCATGGAGCTGGCCGTCTTGGGACGCGACAACAAGGTTTACTACGCCGCTTCGCTGAGCCAAGCCAAGCCGAGCCTGCGCACGGGCGACCCGACCGAAGAGAAGCGGCTGTACTTCAATTCGACCGGTGGGCCGCTCGAAGGGCTCGACCGCCAGTTGGCCAAGAAAGCGGGTATTCTCAGCAAAGGAAGCGTCGTGCTGATGTTCTGTCAGCCGCAGACTCAGGCCGAGCTGCTCGCCCTGGAAAGCGCGGAGGCGGGCGGCAAGCCCGTAGAGAAAATCCGCCGCACCGTGTTCCGCGTCAGCCGCGACGCGGGCAAGGGCTTTGTTTTCAGCGTCGAGCGGCAAGACTATTATTGAGAGTGACCGGTAGCCCTCCCCCCTTCCCCCCATTCAATGGCCGCCCCGACTGACGTCTGGCGCCCTACCTTCCCGCCACGGAATCGAGATGCAGTTCGAAACCCTCTTCACCCTGGTCGGCTACATCATCTACACCGTCATGGCGATCGTCGCCCTGTGGGGCGCCTTTTGTGTGATTCTTGTTTGGCGCCGCGTCTCTACCACCCGCTTCCGCAACGAGCAGGAGCAGGACGCGTTCATGAACGAGCTCGAGCCGTTGCTGCGGACCCGGGCCTACGAGAACGCCTCGGCGTTGTGTGACGACGACAGCCGGGCCCTCCCGCAACTCGCCATGTTCGCCATCGAGAACCGCGACATGGGCCCCCAACGGGTCGAGCGGCAGCTCGTCGAGCGTTTCCAACTCGACGTCCTTTCCGACATCGAGCACCGGCTCAGCTGGGTCTCCACGGTCATCAAGAGCGCTCCGATGATCGGGCTCTTGGGCACGGTGATCGGCATGATGGGGGCCTTCGCCAACCTGAGCACGGGCTCGAAGGTCGACACCGGCAAGATGGCCGAAGACATCATGTTCGCGTTGATCACCACGGCGCTCGGCCTGATGGTCGCCGTCCCCTTGCTGCTCTGCCGCGAGGGGATCGCCCTGCAGATCCGCAAGATGGAGGACCTGGTGGCGACAGGCATGACGCGGCTGATGGAGATGCTGCGTTAACCGCTTCTCGCCAACCACTCGAGCCCCCCCGCCCCGCCCCGCACGCCCCACGCCATGCCAGCCCCCCTCCCAGAGAACGACAGCGCCAGCCCGTGGATGGGCATGCGCGCCAAGCGCAACACGGATGGCGGTGATGACATCGATATCACGCCGATGATCGACGTGACGTTCCTGCTGCTCATTTTCTTTCTCGTCGGTTCGGTGCCCGACCAGGTGACAGCCGTCGAGCTGCCCGAGGCGCTGCACGGCAAGCCCGTCAGCCAGCTCAAGGCGGTGGTATTCACGCTAGGCGATGGTGGAATCGACAGCGCGCCGCTGTACGAAGCCGACGGCAAGCTCCCCGACAAGCTCATGCCCAACGAACCGGAGGCTCGCTCGCAAGCGGTTGCCGAAGTGGTCACGCGGGGGCGGAGTGAAAAGAAGAACGACGTGGTGATCAAAGCCGACCGCGGCGTCGCGTTCCGCAACGTGTCGGCCTTGATCAAACACATTTCGCAAGTCGACGGGGTGCAGATCCACCTCGCCGTTTCCGAGAGCGAATAACCCCCAACCGAACGGATCGCTACGCCGCCGGCCGCCACGCCGCCCCCCCAGCGCACGCAATGAGCTCGACCCCGCCCCTCTACACCGACCCTGACATCGACCACGCCGAGGGCGACCTGCCGGCCAGTTGGTCGCGTCGGTTGCGTGAGGGGTCGGCGGAGGACGAGGTCGACATGACGCCGATGGTCGACGTGACCTTCCTGCTGCTGATCTTCTTCATGATCACGGCGGCGTTCGCGTTGCAGAAGGCGCTGGAAGTGCCGCCGCAGCAGGAGCAAGAAGAGGCCGCCTCGATGACCATCGAGGAACTCGAGGCCGACTCGATCGTGGTGCGAGTGGACGGCGACAACGTGTTCTGGATCGGCAGCCCGTCGTGGTCCGAAGAACGCCGCGCGCCGAGCAAGCAAGAGATGCGTGTGAAACTCCGTGAGGCTCGCGAGGGGCTTTCCAGCAGCGCGGGCCCGCCGAAGATGCTGGTGCAGGCCAACGGCGACGCCGCGCACGAGTACGTGGTCGCGGCGCTCGACGCCGGCTCGTCGGTCGGGGTCGAGGAGATCCAGCTGCTCTCTTACGAAGATGGCGATCTCTAACCCGCGCCAACGACCGCCGCCCCTCCGAACCGCCCGCCCGCCGCCCCACCCCAATCAGCCAACCCACCGCACCGGGACATGACCGCAGAAGACTTCATCCAGATACTGGACCGCCAGGAGCCGCTCAGCGACGCGTTGCGCCAAAGCCTGTTGCGCACTGTGGCGAGCAGCCCTCGGCCGGTGTCGCCGTTCGAGTTGGGGCGTCTGCTGGTGAAGAAGGGTTACCTCGATTCCGACCGGGTCAACCAGGCCCTGGCGACGCTCGAGGAAGAAGCGAGCCCGCCCCCCCCGCCGACGCCGCCGCCGGCCGCGCCGCTAGGGCCGCCCCCCTCGTCGAGCAAGACGCTCGACGCCTTTGTCGAGCGGCCGGAGAGCAGCGACATCCACGACGAATCGATCGTCTTCGACGAGTCGCAACGCAAGGAGCTCGAATCATCGCTTTCGCAAACGAGTTCGGGGTCGGTCGTATCACAAGTCGAATCGCAGGCGCGTCGCAAGACGCTCAAGAAGCCCAAGGGCAACGAGTTCGACTCCCCCTTGATGCTGCTGGGCGGCGGCGCCTTGGTGCTGCTCGTGCTCGGCGGGGCGGTGATGGCCTATCTGCTGGGCCGTGAGAGCGGCGACAAGCTGCTGCTCGACGCGACCACCCAGTTCGAGTCGGGCGCCTACTCGCAGGCGATCGCCCAGTACGAGCGATTCGTCGAGAAGCACGTGTCGCACCACGCGATCGGCGAGGCCCGCGTGCGGTTGTTCCTCGCCCGCCTGCGGCAGGCGGTCGAGGTCAACAACGACCCCGCGTCCGCCCTCCAGATCGCACAAAGCTCGCTCCCCGAGGTCGAGGACATCGAGGAATTCGGCGAGGCGCGTCCCGAACTGGCGGCCTTGCTGCCGGACATCGCGCTGAAGCTCACCGAGATCGCTGAGCGTGTATCGGACGAAGCGACCTCGGCGCTCGACGCGGGCGACGCGGGCGAAGCCCCAGGCGCCGGCGCCACCGATTCCGCCGTCGAGCTAGCGACCGAGGCGATCGCTTTGGCCAGCAACACCAAGTACGTGCCCAAATCACTCCGCGACGAGCGCGATTACCAGGCCGCCCGCGAGACCCTCCAGCGGATCGCCCGCCGACGCGAGGCGCAGGTCGAGTTGGCCGCGGCGATCGGGGCGATGCGTGAGGCGATCGCGGCGGGAGACCCGGCGACCGCCTACTCGCGCTACGACGCCCTGCTCCGTTCGCGACCCGAGTTGGCCGAATCGGCGCCGCTCGAGAAGGCGTTGATGGCGGCCGCCGAGGCGGAGCGTGGCGTGGTGAACTACGAAGCGATCAGCAAGCCGGCGGAGACCCTCGAAGCGGCGAGCCCCGTGGTCGCCGCAGCGGCGGCCGCCAACCAACGGGTCAAAGGGGTCAGTCGCGACACGGGCGTTTACGCGATCCGCGTGAAGGGGATCGCGTATGGGGTGAACGTGGCCGATGGCGCGCTCCTTTGGCGTCGGCCCGTCGGCGCCACCGCGAGCGGCTGGCGGTCGGTCGCCGTGGACGACGATTTGCTGATGCTCGACACGCGGTCCGACGAGTTGCTGCGGGTCAACGCCCGCTCGGGCGAGCTGCGTTGGCGTCAGTCGGTCGACGTCGGCGCGACGACGCCCGTCGTGCTAGGCGAACGCGTTCTCGTGGCGACCGCTTCCGGTTCGATGCTGGTGATCGACGCCGCCCAGGGCGCCCTCGTGGGCCGGGTCACGTTCGCCCAGCCGATACGCCTGCCGCCCGCCGTGAGCCGCGACGGCGACCGCGTCTATCTCGTAGGCGAGCATTCGATCGTCTACACGCTCGCAGCAGACAGTTTTGAGTGCCTGGGCGCTTATTACCTGGGGCACGAGACGGGGGCCATCACCGCCCCGCCTGCCGTGACGCTGCACAACCACGTGGCCGTCGCGGTGAACGACGGCTTGGAGACCAGCCGGGCGATGCTGCTCGGCGTGGGTTCGGACGGCGTGATCGAGCGCCTGCTCGACGCCGAACGGATGGAGGGGCTGGTCCGCACGGCGCCGCTGATCGCGGGCAGGTTGCTGACCTACGTCACGAACAAGGGCGAGATCCGGGTGTACGAGATCGGTCCGGCGAACGAGCCGTCGCCGCTCAAGCCGCTCGCCGGCCGCAACGCCACGGCCAACGCGTCCGTCAAGCGACGCAACGTCATTCGAGCGGGATCGGCGTTGTGGATTTCTAGCGACCGGCTGGTCAAGTGCGTGCCTTCGCTATCGAGCAGCCAACTGAACGTGCAACAGATCGAGGAACCTTTTGCCGGCGACGAGTTCCTCGGCGAGATGCAGGTCCACCGCAGCACGTTGATCCACGCCCGCCGCCGACGGGGCAGCGATTCGGTGACCGTCGCCGCGTCGGAAGTCGAAAGCGGGGCCGTGGTCTGGGAGACCGATCTCGCCGCGCCGCCGGCTGGCGAACCACGCGCCGATTCGCCCGCCGGGGCCATGCTGCCGCTCAGCGAGGGGCGCCCGCTGACGCTAGGCAAGCCGCTCCCGCTGGGCCCCCATGACTCGTCACGCTATGACGCGGCGATCACCCTCGCGAACGGGGCCATGGTGTTTACCAAGGTAGGCTCCGACCGAATCACCACCGTTACCTTCGACGCCAGCGGCCCCCGATCGACCCGGCACACGCTGGACGACGCCCTGGCCTGTCGGCCGATCGCCGCCGGAGATGCGTGGCTGGCGTCTTTTGAGTTAGGCCAAATCTGCTTGTTGGACGAAAGCGGGATGCCGGTCGCCGCGCCGTTCCAGGCGCCGGCTGAGCCCGGCGTTCCGGCCGCTTGGCTCGGCGCGCAACAAGCCGGGCCCGATCGGCCCGAATTCGTTGTTCCCCAAGCAACGGGCGTCGTCCGCTTGTTGCGATTGAACGACGGCCCGGCGCGCGGTCTTGTTGAATTGGCGAGCGTTGACCTGGAGGCGC harbors:
- a CDS encoding ExbD/TolR family protein, with the translated sequence MPAPLPENDSASPWMGMRAKRNTDGGDDIDITPMIDVTFLLLIFFLVGSVPDQVTAVELPEALHGKPVSQLKAVVFTLGDGGIDSAPLYEADGKLPDKLMPNEPEARSQAVAEVVTRGRSEKKNDVVIKADRGVAFRNVSALIKHISQVDGVQIHLAVSESE
- a CDS encoding outer membrane protein assembly factor BamB family protein; translated protein: MTAEDFIQILDRQEPLSDALRQSLLRTVASSPRPVSPFELGRLLVKKGYLDSDRVNQALATLEEEASPPPPPTPPPAAPLGPPPSSSKTLDAFVERPESSDIHDESIVFDESQRKELESSLSQTSSGSVVSQVESQARRKTLKKPKGNEFDSPLMLLGGGALVLLVLGGAVMAYLLGRESGDKLLLDATTQFESGAYSQAIAQYERFVEKHVSHHAIGEARVRLFLARLRQAVEVNNDPASALQIAQSSLPEVEDIEEFGEARPELAALLPDIALKLTEIAERVSDEATSALDAGDAGEAPGAGATDSAVELATEAIALASNTKYVPKSLRDERDYQAARETLQRIARRREAQVELAAAIGAMREAIAAGDPATAYSRYDALLRSRPELAESAPLEKALMAAAEAERGVVNYEAISKPAETLEAASPVVAAAAAANQRVKGVSRDTGVYAIRVKGIAYGVNVADGALLWRRPVGATASGWRSVAVDDDLLMLDTRSDELLRVNARSGELRWRQSVDVGATTPVVLGERVLVATASGSMLVIDAAQGALVGRVTFAQPIRLPPAVSRDGDRVYLVGEHSIVYTLAADSFECLGAYYLGHETGAITAPPAVTLHNHVAVAVNDGLETSRAMLLGVGSDGVIERLLDAERMEGLVRTAPLIAGRLLTYVTNKGEIRVYEIGPANEPSPLKPLAGRNATANASVKRRNVIRAGSALWISSDRLVKCVPSLSSSQLNVQQIEEPFAGDEFLGEMQVHRSTLIHARRRRGSDSVTVAASEVESGAVVWETDLAAPPAGEPRADSPAGAMLPLSEGRPLTLGKPLPLGPHDSSRYDAAITLANGAMVFTKVGSDRITTVTFDASGPRSTRHTLDDALACRPIAAGDAWLASFELGQICLLDESGMPVAAPFQAPAEPGVPAAWLGAQQAGPDRPEFVVPQATGVVRLLRLNDGPARGLVELASVDLEARVVSDAAVAGASVAVVLEGGRLARLALAGLQSEGVVDVGPVVWGPYAIGERFVVGAAEGDLVAIAASGPLAVEWRTPAPSGRPVGAPALDDRGRMLVATDRGEIGLYSAATGEAAGASITLGQSLASGPVSRGDSWLLAAQDGSMLSVVAP
- the galK gene encoding galactokinase, coding for MTPALSELVDRARSLFAERFGSQARWVAAAPGRVNLIGEHTDYNDGFVLPMAIDRHVVIAAAPREAGGDAGCGPGMRLWSEMTGETATIDPQGPLPSGLARWAHYPYGVLELLRQRGVAMGATDAVLLSTVPLGSGLSSSAALEVATATLAEAAAGAELGVADKARLCQQAENEFAGVPCGVMDQFASAGCKEGSLLRLDCRSFETTDVAMADPNVAVLIVNSGVSHNLGDSEYPKRRSACEAAATALGVDALRDATADMIESSDKLDDLARRRARHVVTENQRVLDFCDAIESGRWREAGELMVASHESLRDDYEVSCPEVDTLVECLLAIGADGGVHGARITGGGFGGCVVSLIDRAKADSIIASATQAYQKRTGIDAAAFVTPPCAGAAVVSG
- a CDS encoding ExbD/TolR family protein; protein product: MSSTPPLYTDPDIDHAEGDLPASWSRRLREGSAEDEVDMTPMVDVTFLLLIFFMITAAFALQKALEVPPQQEQEEAASMTIEELEADSIVVRVDGDNVFWIGSPSWSEERRAPSKQEMRVKLREAREGLSSSAGPPKMLVQANGDAAHEYVVAALDAGSSVGVEEIQLLSYEDGDL
- a CDS encoding MotA/TolQ/ExbB proton channel family protein; this encodes MQFETLFTLVGYIIYTVMAIVALWGAFCVILVWRRVSTTRFRNEQEQDAFMNELEPLLRTRAYENASALCDDDSRALPQLAMFAIENRDMGPQRVERQLVERFQLDVLSDIEHRLSWVSTVIKSAPMIGLLGTVIGMMGAFANLSTGSKVDTGKMAEDIMFALITTALGLMVAVPLLLCREGIALQIRKMEDLVATGMTRLMEMLR
- a CDS encoding prenyltransferase/squalene oxidase repeat-containing protein — translated: MESSPNTTGFFSRAALLALAFVVAACAAPGRAWAIDPEGPEVKELIDKGLKFLETKTDRRLGGKCLIALAFIKAGQPNHARVDEALAACRQEVGKPINRLDVYSNGLALIFLSEARGRGDSNLLGQYLDKLYERQKPHGGWGYHDKQTGDTSQTQYGALGLWEAHQANRRIDPDAAMRMAHWLVATQDPSGTWGYQGAVSESSGRVAQSGVSVTMASAAMGSLLIAADMFGVLNPIYFDSVDSDAVEPLDGDSGGSESAELPSALRPRDAGGAASRQAPPLSSRGLAVARIYQSLEDGANWMENNYKIDADTYDNYYLYALERYKSFEELLNGEDDPEPHWYNDGYQKLLGSVRADGSWSESCGVAVDTAFAVLFLLRSTKKSIRATIGEGALVSGRGLPSDVSKARLSRGQVVAERAAVKLNDFIGMIDRDETPSGYADGGVSLVEGEVDAETADRLAELLRTGSPEARLAAAGLLGRTGDLARAPDLIYALTDPDRRVVLAARDALRMLSRRIGGFGLPNDFNENQRRQAIASWTRWSESVSPGTASAAR